From a single Candidatus Methylacidiphilales bacterium genomic region:
- the eda gene encoding bifunctional 4-hydroxy-2-oxoglutarate aldolase/2-dehydro-3-deoxy-phosphogluconate aldolase codes for MSFPLPWIERVRKTRILAVVNPDSAAETEVLAQSLYARGITGLELTVRQASGLESIRRIKLSCPNMIVGAGTVLNEHQVAAVHGAGADFALSPGFNPAVVKAAQNAGLPFAPGVCTPSEIETASALGCRLLTFFPCDPNGGPEFLSAISGPYLHLGLHFMPRGTFPPASATAFLQMPQVAALCAGPDAGGSWDDLALLTGKQPTH; via the coding sequence ATGAGCTTCCCCCTGCCGTGGATCGAACGGGTGCGAAAAACACGGATCCTTGCCGTGGTCAATCCGGACTCGGCCGCGGAGACCGAAGTCCTGGCCCAATCGTTGTATGCGCGGGGCATCACCGGATTGGAATTGACCGTCCGCCAAGCCTCCGGTCTGGAAAGCATCCGTCGGATCAAACTATCCTGCCCGAACATGATCGTCGGCGCGGGCACGGTGCTCAACGAGCATCAAGTCGCCGCCGTGCACGGGGCCGGGGCCGATTTCGCCCTGTCCCCCGGGTTCAATCCCGCAGTGGTCAAAGCCGCGCAAAATGCCGGACTACCCTTCGCACCGGGCGTGTGCACCCCTTCGGAGATTGAAACCGCTTCCGCCCTGGGTTGCCGCCTGTTGACGTTCTTCCCCTGTGACCCAAACGGGGGCCCCGAATTCCTCTCGGCCATTTCCGGACCCTATCTCCACCTCGGTCTTCATTTCATGCCCCGCGGGACATTCCCGCCGGCTTCGGCAACGGCTTTCCTGCAAATGCCGCAGGTCGCCGCCCTCTGTGCGGGACCGGACGCAGGAGGGTCCTGGGACGATCTGGCGCTCCTGACCGGAAAGCAGCCGACGCACTAG
- a CDS encoding sulfate ABC transporter ATP-binding protein has protein sequence MKIQSKKISKTFGQFRALESVDLEIQSGELLALLGPSGSGKTTLLRIIAGLEVPDERSGGVFFGDEDVTYKSARDRGVGFVFQHYALFRHMTVFENIAFGLNIRPAATRPPKAEIRARVQRLLKLVQLDGLEKRLPNQLSGGQRQRVALARALAVEPKVLLLDEPFGALDAKVRKELRRWLRQLHEELHITSIFVTHDQEEALELADRVVIMSNGRIEQTGTPEEVYEAPANPFVFNFLGSVNTFTSRVHEGRAHIGTLEFDTQNRDLSEPHAVAFVRPHELQIHRTKPIDSYFEAELIHIQPVGSTVRLELARRDNRDFLEVEITRDLHRSLALKTGETVYVTAQRMHIFPPDFSI, from the coding sequence ATGAAAATACAGTCCAAAAAAATTTCCAAGACGTTCGGCCAATTCCGTGCGCTCGAATCGGTGGATCTTGAAATCCAGTCCGGCGAGCTCCTGGCTTTGCTGGGTCCCAGCGGCTCGGGCAAGACCACCCTCCTGCGCATCATCGCCGGACTGGAAGTCCCGGATGAAAGAAGCGGCGGGGTCTTCTTCGGGGACGAGGATGTCACCTACAAGTCCGCGCGCGACCGCGGGGTCGGCTTCGTCTTCCAGCATTACGCCCTCTTCCGCCACATGACGGTTTTCGAGAACATCGCCTTCGGTCTCAACATCCGGCCCGCGGCCACCCGGCCGCCGAAAGCGGAGATCCGCGCGCGCGTCCAGCGCCTGCTCAAGTTGGTCCAATTGGATGGATTGGAAAAACGCCTGCCCAACCAGTTGTCGGGAGGGCAACGCCAGCGGGTGGCCCTGGCCCGGGCCCTGGCCGTCGAGCCGAAGGTGCTGCTGCTGGATGAACCCTTCGGAGCCCTTGATGCCAAAGTGCGGAAGGAACTCCGCCGCTGGCTGCGCCAGTTGCACGAGGAGCTGCACATCACCAGCATCTTTGTCACGCACGACCAGGAGGAGGCGCTCGAACTGGCCGACCGCGTGGTCATCATGAGCAATGGGCGGATCGAGCAGACCGGCACCCCTGAAGAAGTCTACGAGGCTCCCGCCAACCCCTTTGTCTTCAATTTCCTCGGTTCGGTCAATACGTTCACCAGCCGGGTGCACGAGGGCCGGGCCCACATCGGCACCCTGGAATTCGACACCCAGAACCGCGACCTTTCCGAGCCGCATGCCGTGGCCTTCGTCCGTCCGCACGAACTCCAGATCCACCGCACCAAGCCCATTGATTCGTATTTCGAGGCGGAACTGATCCACATCCAGCCGGTGGGATCAACCGTGCGGTTGGAACTGGCCCGCAGAGACAACCGGGATTTTTTGGAAGTCGAAATCACCCGCGATCTCCACCGTTCGCTGGCGCTCAAAACCGGGGAAACCGTCTATGTCACCGCCCAGCGCATGCACATCTTCCCGCCGGATTTTTCCATCTAG
- the cysW gene encoding sulfate ABC transporter permease subunit CysW gives MEQPVLRQPLTTRHYPTNGTTLTMGATIAKRIKAGSRYVHSPAMEDPLLARVVLMVLCFGFIGLFLLLPLVAVFFEAFRKGAGVYLATFQDSAARHAVFLTLTVALIAVPLNTVFGLASAWAITKFQFKGKQILITLIDLPFAVSPVISGLVFVVIFASHGWAHPLLENSVAGLAGGLPILGQNLAAWFAEHQAVLAQGFWGFLYHEWRIQILFAVPGLVLATCFVTFPFVAREIIPLMQAQGNHEEQAAISLGAGGWQTLWRVTLPNIKWALLHGVILCNARAMGEFGAVSVVSGHIRGQTNTIPLQIEILYNEYLFASSFALASLLAFLALVTIVVKAVLESLTRADIEES, from the coding sequence GTGGAGCAGCCGGTTTTACGACAACCGCTGACCACCCGGCACTACCCAACCAACGGAACCACCCTCACCATGGGAGCCACCATCGCCAAACGCATCAAAGCCGGGAGCCGCTATGTCCACTCCCCGGCCATGGAGGACCCCCTTTTGGCTCGGGTCGTCCTCATGGTTCTTTGCTTTGGATTCATCGGATTGTTTTTGTTACTCCCGCTGGTCGCGGTTTTTTTTGAGGCCTTCCGCAAAGGAGCCGGTGTTTATCTGGCCACTTTCCAGGATTCGGCGGCCCGCCACGCCGTTTTTCTCACCCTCACCGTCGCCTTGATCGCGGTGCCGCTGAACACGGTCTTCGGCCTGGCTTCGGCCTGGGCCATCACCAAATTCCAATTCAAGGGCAAGCAGATCCTCATCACCCTCATCGATCTGCCATTCGCCGTTTCCCCGGTCATTTCCGGCCTGGTCTTCGTGGTCATCTTTGCCTCGCACGGCTGGGCTCATCCGCTATTGGAAAATTCCGTCGCCGGCCTGGCCGGAGGGTTGCCGATTCTCGGCCAGAACTTGGCGGCCTGGTTCGCCGAGCACCAGGCCGTACTGGCCCAAGGTTTCTGGGGCTTCCTCTATCACGAATGGCGCATCCAAATCCTCTTTGCCGTTCCCGGCCTGGTCCTCGCCACCTGTTTCGTCACTTTCCCCTTTGTCGCCCGGGAAATCATTCCCCTCATGCAGGCCCAGGGCAACCACGAGGAACAGGCCGCCATCAGCCTCGGTGCCGGCGGCTGGCAAACCTTGTGGCGTGTCACCCTGCCCAACATCAAATGGGCCCTCCTGCACGGTGTCATCCTCTGCAACGCCCGTGCCATGGGCGAGTTCGGCGCGGTCTCGGTCGTCTCCGGTCACATCCGGGGACAGACCAACACCATCCCCCTCCAGATTGAAATCCTCTACAACGAATATCTCTTTGCCTCTTCATTCGCCCTCGCATCCTTGCTCGCCTTCCTCGCCCTCGTCACCATCGTGGTCAAGGCCGTCCTAGAATCATTGACCAGGGCCGATATCGAGGAGTCCTGA
- a CDS encoding sulfate ABC transporter permease subunit CysT encodes MPVESAPHRTRRTLNQRILPGFGLSLGVTVFYLGLLIIIPLAGLFFKSLSLGWEHFLQGAFDPRALASYKVTLRAALIGALINAVFGLITAWVLVRYSFPGKRVVDAFVDLPFALPTAVAGIALTTLYAPEGWIGALFQAGTPLGSIFTPEGWVGRFIPQDSWLGNSITPEGLKIAYTELGIIVALTFIGLPFVVRTVQPILEDLSGEIEEAAASLGAGRGQTFLRVIFPELMPALLTGFALAFARAVGEFGSVVFIAGNMPMKTEISPLLIIIKLEQYDYAGATAIAVVMLVASFFLLLLINLIQWWSSRFYDNR; translated from the coding sequence ATGCCAGTCGAATCCGCGCCCCATCGCACCCGCCGAACCCTCAACCAACGCATTCTGCCCGGATTCGGCCTGAGTCTCGGGGTGACCGTTTTTTACCTGGGGCTGCTCATCATCATCCCCCTCGCAGGCTTGTTCTTCAAAAGCCTTTCCCTGGGTTGGGAACATTTCCTTCAGGGAGCCTTCGATCCCCGGGCCCTCGCCTCGTACAAGGTCACCCTGCGCGCCGCCCTGATCGGAGCGCTCATCAACGCGGTTTTTGGTCTGATCACCGCCTGGGTGTTGGTGCGTTATTCCTTTCCCGGGAAGCGTGTCGTGGATGCTTTTGTCGATTTGCCCTTCGCCCTGCCCACTGCCGTGGCGGGCATTGCCCTGACAACGCTCTATGCCCCTGAAGGCTGGATTGGGGCACTGTTCCAGGCCGGAACGCCCCTGGGCTCGATCTTCACGCCGGAAGGCTGGGTGGGTCGCTTCATTCCGCAGGATTCATGGTTGGGAAATTCCATCACCCCGGAAGGCCTCAAGATTGCCTACACCGAGCTCGGCATCATCGTCGCGTTGACCTTCATTGGTCTGCCTTTTGTCGTCCGAACGGTCCAGCCCATCCTGGAGGATCTCAGCGGCGAAATCGAGGAGGCCGCCGCCAGTCTGGGTGCGGGGAGGGGGCAGACCTTCTTGCGCGTCATCTTCCCCGAGCTGATGCCGGCGCTGCTGACCGGTTTTGCCCTGGCCTTCGCCCGCGCGGTCGGGGAATTCGGTTCGGTTGTGTTCATCGCCGGCAACATGCCGATGAAAACGGAAATCTCGCCGCTGCTCATCATCATCAAACTCGAGCAGTACGATTACGCCGGGGCCACGGCCATTGCGGTGGTCATGCTGGTCGCCTCATTTTTCCTCCTCCTTCTCATCAACCTCATCCAGTGGTGGAGCAGCCGGTTTTACGACAACCGCTGA
- a CDS encoding succinylglutamate desuccinylase/aspartoacylase family protein codes for MVRLLPAATHRALRNRRAVSDLTARARALAARSGRLFYSPLRPVDLGAGRDYAMPRFLFIGPGQGAAFLRLGIFAGIHGDEEAGCLAAMALLEHLVAEPEHARGYEIFIYPVCNPTGYEDGTRFNRRGADLNREFWKQSFHPEVRVLEEELSGMHFDGLVALHADDTSEGTYGFVRGAALTRHVLLPALEAAEAHLPRNSDRIIDGFQAANGIITGGYGGILSAPPQANPQPFEIVFETPQMAPLGLQVGAHVAALLSVLETYRSFISYGQDL; via the coding sequence ATGGTCCGCTTGCTCCCTGCCGCCACCCACCGCGCTCTCCGGAACAGGCGGGCCGTTTCTGACCTAACCGCCCGGGCCCGTGCCCTGGCGGCCCGGTCGGGCCGTCTCTTTTACTCCCCTCTGCGACCCGTGGATTTGGGGGCGGGCCGGGATTATGCCATGCCCCGCTTCTTGTTTATCGGACCGGGGCAGGGTGCCGCCTTCCTCCGCTTGGGCATCTTCGCCGGGATCCACGGGGATGAAGAGGCCGGATGTCTCGCTGCCATGGCTCTTCTTGAGCATCTGGTGGCCGAGCCGGAACACGCCCGTGGCTACGAAATCTTCATTTATCCCGTCTGCAATCCTACCGGATACGAGGACGGAACCCGCTTCAACCGCAGGGGCGCCGACTTGAACCGGGAATTCTGGAAACAATCGTTCCATCCCGAGGTGCGGGTTCTCGAAGAGGAATTGTCCGGCATGCATTTTGATGGATTGGTGGCCCTGCACGCGGATGACACCAGCGAAGGCACCTACGGATTTGTGCGTGGGGCGGCCCTGACCCGGCACGTCCTGCTGCCCGCCTTGGAAGCTGCCGAAGCCCATCTTCCGCGGAATTCAGACCGCATCATCGACGGGTTCCAGGCCGCCAATGGAATCATCACCGGGGGCTATGGCGGTATTCTCAGCGCCCCGCCGCAGGCCAATCCGCAACCTTTTGAGATCGTCTTTGAAACGCCCCAGATGGCCCCGCTGGGCTTGCAAGTCGGAGCCCATGTGGCAGCCTTGCTCTCCGTTCTGGAGACCTATCGGTCGTTCATCAGTTACGGACAGGACCTCTAA
- a CDS encoding sulfate ABC transporter substrate-binding protein: protein MKPNLPHLTAIAVLAFLVQASAPAKEIKLLNVSYDPTREFYTEYNASFAKYWKAKTGDDVVVEQSHGGSGSQARAVIDGLQADVVTLALAYDINSIAERARSLPLNWQSKLPDNSAPYTSTIVFVVRKGNPKGIKDWDDLIKPGVQVITPNPKTSGGARWNYLAGWAWAKKKYGSDEAAQDYLKKLYKNVPVLDRGARGSTTTFAQRRIGDVFLSWENEAFLIEKEFPGATEIVVPSLSILAEPPVAVVEKVASRKGNLDVARAYLEHLYSEEAQEIIGKNFYRPRSAKAKAKYGANFAKVELVTIDGAFGGWKKAQETHFNDGGIYDVITRP from the coding sequence ATGAAACCTAACCTTCCCCATCTGACCGCCATCGCGGTGCTCGCCTTCCTTGTGCAGGCCTCCGCTCCGGCCAAGGAAATCAAACTCCTCAACGTCTCCTATGACCCCACGCGGGAATTCTATACCGAATACAACGCATCCTTCGCCAAGTATTGGAAAGCCAAAACCGGCGATGATGTGGTGGTGGAACAATCGCACGGTGGCTCGGGCAGCCAGGCCCGAGCGGTCATCGACGGCCTCCAGGCCGATGTGGTCACGTTGGCGCTGGCCTACGACATCAACAGCATCGCCGAGCGTGCCCGTTCCCTTCCCTTGAATTGGCAGTCCAAGCTGCCCGACAACAGCGCCCCCTACACTTCGACCATCGTCTTTGTCGTCCGCAAAGGCAATCCCAAGGGCATCAAGGACTGGGATGACCTGATCAAGCCGGGCGTCCAGGTCATCACCCCCAATCCGAAAACCTCCGGCGGCGCCCGCTGGAATTATCTGGCCGGCTGGGCCTGGGCCAAGAAGAAGTACGGCTCCGACGAGGCGGCCCAGGATTACCTGAAAAAACTGTATAAAAATGTGCCGGTGTTGGACCGTGGGGCGCGGGGATCCACCACGACCTTCGCCCAAAGAAGGATCGGCGACGTGTTTCTCTCCTGGGAAAACGAAGCCTTCCTGATCGAAAAAGAATTCCCGGGAGCGACCGAAATCGTCGTTCCTTCCCTGAGTATTCTGGCGGAACCGCCGGTGGCCGTGGTTGAAAAAGTGGCCAGCCGCAAAGGCAATCTGGACGTCGCCCGCGCCTACTTGGAGCATCTCTACTCCGAGGAAGCCCAAGAAATTATTGGTAAAAACTTCTATCGTCCCCGCAGTGCCAAGGCCAAGGCAAAGTACGGAGCAAACTTTGCCAAGGTCGAACTGGTCACCATCGATGGAGCCTTCGGAGGCTGGAAAAAGGCGCAGGAAACCCACTTCAATGATGGCGGCATTTATGACGTCATCACCCGTCCCTGA
- a CDS encoding porin, translated as MKISQPIIKPAHALAAVLLLAATSALRADGDTAAGEQSTIDVLRAQIQELDEKLRILERKQENADETNSSEFKKIPTIKADDKGLTVESKDKSYQFRLRGLLQTDFRSYIGSGEQNESLPSGQFTPTDQNDGFVLRRVRPRFQGKLWDRLNFEFTPELTWSNGGSTGNTVRIIDTYGDFKIYDELNVKFGLFKTPLGLERLQGAANTAFPERGLATNLVPTRDIGVQLWGRTWDQQLTYSVGFFNGTVNSDDSRGNLDLDEGEDFVAGIFVEPFKNNGPIWAQGLGVGFAGSIADNDSTNANTTSSRLRYRSAGQDPFFDTNTANFGFNGESYRLNPQAYYYYGPFSFLGEYVLSSYEFVGRNSALASFGRGGKVESQAATLQVGYVLTGEDASYNGVKPLRPAGLSEGGGFGAWELVARFNFLTVSDDAFKDFNPGANNVDRFAAGGSASEAIGYGVGLNWYVNTNTKFQLAYEHTQFNGYSGRQTATNAGQAAQVGAGDRPSEDLVTARFQLAF; from the coding sequence ATGAAAATCTCCCAACCGATCATCAAACCCGCCCATGCCCTGGCCGCCGTGCTGTTGCTGGCGGCAACCTCCGCCCTCCGTGCCGACGGTGATACCGCGGCCGGCGAACAATCCACCATCGATGTGCTCCGCGCACAAATCCAGGAGTTGGATGAAAAATTGCGCATCCTCGAACGCAAACAGGAAAACGCCGACGAAACCAACAGTTCCGAGTTCAAAAAAATTCCGACGATCAAGGCGGATGACAAGGGCCTGACGGTGGAGTCCAAAGACAAGTCCTACCAGTTCCGCCTCCGCGGACTGCTCCAGACTGATTTCCGGAGTTACATCGGCAGTGGCGAACAAAATGAATCACTGCCCTCCGGCCAGTTCACGCCCACCGACCAAAATGACGGGTTTGTCCTCCGTCGCGTCCGTCCCCGCTTCCAGGGTAAACTCTGGGACCGGCTGAACTTTGAGTTCACCCCGGAACTGACCTGGAGCAACGGTGGGTCCACGGGCAACACCGTGCGCATCATCGACACCTATGGCGATTTCAAAATATATGACGAATTGAACGTCAAGTTCGGCCTCTTCAAGACCCCCCTCGGCCTGGAACGTCTCCAGGGGGCGGCCAACACCGCGTTCCCGGAGCGTGGTCTGGCCACCAACCTGGTCCCGACCCGCGACATCGGGGTGCAGTTGTGGGGCCGCACCTGGGACCAACAGTTGACCTACAGTGTCGGCTTCTTCAATGGCACGGTCAACAGTGACGACTCCCGCGGCAACCTCGATTTGGATGAAGGCGAAGACTTTGTGGCCGGTATCTTTGTCGAACCCTTCAAGAACAATGGGCCAATCTGGGCCCAGGGTTTGGGAGTCGGTTTCGCCGGTTCGATCGCGGACAACGATTCGACCAACGCCAACACCACCAGTTCGCGCCTGCGATACCGTTCCGCCGGGCAGGATCCATTCTTCGACACCAATACGGCGAATTTTGGGTTCAACGGCGAGTCTTACCGGCTCAACCCGCAGGCCTACTACTACTATGGTCCGTTCAGTTTCCTCGGAGAGTATGTCCTGAGCTCCTATGAGTTCGTCGGCCGCAACAGCGCGCTGGCCAGCTTTGGTCGGGGAGGCAAAGTGGAAAGCCAGGCGGCCACGCTCCAGGTGGGTTATGTTCTGACGGGTGAAGATGCGTCCTACAACGGTGTCAAACCGCTGCGTCCCGCCGGACTCTCCGAGGGCGGAGGATTCGGCGCCTGGGAATTGGTGGCCCGCTTCAACTTCCTCACCGTCAGTGATGATGCCTTCAAAGACTTCAATCCCGGGGCCAACAACGTCGATCGCTTTGCCGCCGGCGGTTCCGCCTCCGAGGCGATCGGCTATGGGGTGGGACTCAATTGGTATGTCAATACCAACACCAAGTTCCAGCTGGCCTACGAGCACACCCAATTCAACGGATATTCCGGACGACAGACCGCCACCAACGCCGGCCAGGCGGCCCAGGTGGGTGCCGGCGACCGTCCTTCGGAGGACTTGGTCACCGCCCGTTTCCAACTCGCCTTTTGA
- a CDS encoding YezD family protein codes for MTESATHLNPQELTVVQAIRGLQFGSVEVVIHEGRIVEVNQKRKVRFADAAALKHKNRRE; via the coding sequence ATGACCGAATCGGCCACCCACCTGAATCCCCAGGAACTGACGGTTGTCCAGGCCATCCGGGGTCTGCAGTTCGGCTCGGTGGAAGTGGTGATCCACGAGGGACGGATCGTGGAAGTGAATCAGAAACGGAAAGTGCGGTTTGCTGATGCCGCCGCACTGAAGCACAAAAACCGGCGTGAATGA
- a CDS encoding Rrf2 family transcriptional regulator: MKLSKRGEYALRLLIDLGIAPHAGRDMLQLKEVARHERIPHRFLEQIVIQLREAGYIGTKRGKFGGYFLKPNAEEVSMGRIVRLIDGPLAPISCVSQTQYHRCSCPDEEHCGLRMLMLDVRNAIAEILDRYTLGQVVEVTLRKLRRNGQPIPFSSDSRQKQSGKSALAGFGFSDFEI; encoded by the coding sequence ATGAAGCTTTCCAAGCGGGGAGAATATGCCCTTCGTCTTCTCATCGACCTGGGAATCGCCCCCCATGCGGGCCGCGACATGCTCCAATTGAAAGAAGTGGCCAGACATGAGCGCATCCCCCACCGATTTCTGGAGCAAATTGTCATCCAGCTCCGCGAGGCGGGATACATCGGCACCAAGCGAGGGAAGTTTGGCGGTTACTTTCTCAAGCCCAACGCCGAGGAAGTTTCCATGGGACGGATCGTCCGGCTGATAGACGGGCCCCTGGCCCCGATCAGCTGTGTCAGCCAGACCCAATACCACCGTTGCAGTTGTCCCGACGAGGAACATTGCGGTCTGCGGATGCTGATGTTGGATGTGCGCAATGCCATAGCTGAAATCCTCGACCGCTACACCCTGGGACAGGTCGTGGAGGTGACCTTGAGGAAACTCAGGCGCAACGGCCAACCGATTCCCTTCTCGTCTGATTCACGACAAAAACAATCAGGTAAGTCGGCATTAGCGGGGTTTGGTTTCTCGGATTTCGAGATATAA
- a CDS encoding FHA domain-containing protein, with protein MSEMVTARKLLELIYTQFMSTKSGVVIVEGPAGETGEVGIEHGRLIHASWQGQEGEEAFWTLFRNPAITFRFVEHHRRRPANIHRPAELLLMDASLSLEVPPQDKPPASSGDSRKILRRTTMVRLQPEETAPNGVKCYVLDPGSHAVGRNPVCDIVIADAGVSGHHLTVDVVGGEVYIRDEASRNGTYINGVPITQPVLLSDGDRIDLGSVGLCYFRSQNGQPVLIEQSSANPSLSATGSIPRPS; from the coding sequence ATGTCGGAAATGGTCACCGCCCGCAAGTTGCTCGAATTGATCTACACGCAGTTCATGAGTACCAAGAGCGGGGTGGTGATCGTGGAGGGCCCCGCCGGAGAGACGGGCGAAGTGGGGATTGAACACGGTCGCCTGATCCATGCCAGCTGGCAGGGACAGGAAGGCGAGGAGGCCTTCTGGACCCTTTTCCGCAATCCCGCGATCACCTTCCGTTTTGTCGAACACCACCGCCGCCGGCCCGCCAACATCCACCGTCCGGCCGAGCTTCTCCTGATGGATGCTTCCCTATCGCTGGAAGTTCCGCCCCAGGACAAACCCCCGGCCAGCTCCGGCGATTCCCGGAAAATCCTCCGCCGGACGACCATGGTGCGCCTGCAACCGGAAGAAACCGCCCCCAACGGGGTCAAGTGTTACGTCCTGGATCCCGGTTCCCACGCCGTCGGGCGCAATCCGGTCTGCGACATTGTCATCGCCGACGCCGGGGTCTCCGGCCACCACCTGACCGTGGATGTCGTGGGCGGGGAGGTTTACATCCGCGATGAGGCCTCGCGCAACGGGACGTATATCAACGGCGTGCCCATCACCCAGCCGGTGTTGCTTTCCGATGGGGACCGGATTGATCTGGGTTCGGTCGGGTTGTGCTACTTCCGCAGCCAGAACGGGCAGCCGGTGTTGATCGAACAGTCGAGCGCCAACCCCTCCCTCTCCGCCACCGGTTCCATTCCCCGTCCGTCGTGA
- a CDS encoding response regulator has translation MKILIVEDDPVSRKMLEAALLREGHEVIVANDGRSAWALFDADPVRVVVSDWVMPEMDGLELCAKIRQRPKTPYTYFILLSAKDASRENVRRAMIEGVDDFLSKPLNPEAIWARLHVAGRILHYTSEIRQLQELLPICMYCKKIREDASYWKQIEQYISERTGSGFSHGICPDCYEKVVLPQLQPRGEGGGHGTSV, from the coding sequence ATGAAAATACTCATAGTCGAAGACGATCCGGTTTCCCGCAAGATGCTGGAAGCCGCGCTGCTGCGCGAGGGCCACGAAGTGATCGTGGCCAACGATGGGCGCAGCGCCTGGGCCCTGTTTGATGCCGATCCCGTGAGGGTCGTGGTCAGTGACTGGGTCATGCCGGAAATGGACGGATTGGAACTCTGCGCCAAGATCCGCCAGCGTCCCAAGACGCCCTACACGTACTTCATCCTGCTCAGTGCCAAGGATGCCAGCAGGGAAAATGTCCGCCGGGCCATGATCGAGGGGGTGGATGATTTCCTGAGCAAACCGCTCAATCCCGAGGCCATCTGGGCCCGCTTGCACGTGGCCGGCCGCATCCTCCACTACACCAGCGAAATCCGGCAACTGCAGGAATTGCTGCCCATCTGCATGTATTGCAAAAAAATCCGCGAGGACGCGAGTTATTGGAAGCAGATCGAGCAGTACATATCCGAACGGACCGGTTCCGGATTTTCCCACGGCATCTGTCCGGACTGCTACGAGAAAGTGGTCCTTCCGCAACTCCAGCCCCGGGGCGAGGGTGGTGGGCATGGAACCAGCGTCTAA